A single Defluviitalea saccharophila DNA region contains:
- a CDS encoding cache domain-containing protein, with translation MKKKFGRIKFEILLTSVAVLLLTFVSISGIIIHQINQKVYEDYYSNSMDQMKIVSQAITIFYEQIDQNLDALATHPLVMQADHSITKYVDATETVQMTPSRNGGLEQQIYELFKQFGETHPDALYIYFGTEWGSYVQWPETTTAAHYVPKEKLWYTTAIDGNGRIFRTEPYFDPASNSLVTSNVRSFTDKNGKVLGVFGYDVKQSSIGNILSQMKTGKTGFSMIVHSSGVIMADGKNAENNFKKIEEVSIEGLDRILTENQESFKVVIDGEKYIVNPYKVEGTDWILALLMSENELKSSARKISTVVMASSLIMLILTVLLFNYISGNVTKPILAVTNKIKDFANLDFSANEDSQL, from the coding sequence ATGAAAAAAAAATTTGGTCGAATTAAATTTGAAATTTTACTAACTTCTGTAGCAGTTCTTTTGTTAACTTTTGTAAGTATTAGTGGCATTATTATTCATCAGATCAATCAAAAGGTTTATGAAGATTATTACAGCAATTCCATGGACCAAATGAAGATAGTTTCTCAAGCAATTACTATTTTTTATGAACAAATAGATCAAAATTTGGATGCACTGGCAACGCATCCACTGGTAATGCAAGCAGATCATAGCATAACAAAATATGTAGATGCGACAGAGACTGTTCAAATGACACCATCAAGAAATGGAGGATTAGAACAGCAAATTTATGAGCTTTTTAAGCAGTTTGGAGAAACCCATCCCGATGCATTGTATATTTATTTCGGTACCGAGTGGGGCTCTTATGTACAATGGCCTGAGACAACAACGGCAGCTCACTATGTACCAAAAGAAAAATTATGGTACACTACTGCAATAGATGGGAACGGAAGAATATTCAGAACGGAACCCTATTTTGATCCGGCCAGCAACAGCTTAGTTACAAGCAATGTTCGTTCATTTACAGATAAGAACGGAAAAGTTTTGGGAGTATTCGGATATGATGTTAAGCAGTCTTCTATAGGAAATATTTTAAGTCAAATGAAGACAGGCAAAACAGGGTTTTCTATGATTGTACATAGTTCTGGAGTAATTATGGCAGATGGGAAAAATGCTGAAAATAATTTTAAGAAAATAGAAGAAGTAAGCATAGAAGGACTTGACAGAATTTTAACGGAAAACCAAGAGTCTTTCAAGGTTGTTATTGATGGGGAAAAATATATTGTAAATCCATATAAGGTTGAAGGAACCGATTGGATATTGGCATTGCTTATGTCCGAGAATGAGTTAAAGTCCAGTGCAAGAAAAATATCAACTGTGGTAATGGCTTCTTCATTAATTATGTTAATATTAACAGTATTATTGTTTAACTATATTTCAGGCAATGTGACCAAACCCATACTGGCTGTAACGAATAAAATAAAGGACTTCGCAAATTTGGATTTTTCTGCAAATGAGGATTCTCAGCTGTAA
- a CDS encoding diguanylate cyclase — protein MTLKNISIKYSYMLFIIMMIVPILFLLSFFFFKYMYNCILNNSQLVISQSKNTVIETIESTEKSYELVSSHFNPIMTECLELFNEEYEKNKEDLSKIDMKALKERYQNLLDLYIIDHNGVITHSTFPSALGIDFKMFPDFYENLTSIREGNETVISKVTSELRTNELRKWGYMPTKDHKYVLEVGIASDELEKYIEKLNFIDITNSLKKNNPFIKDLIVYDFHIFKLGYAEAEKDLEKIKIINEVFKNKQNYKIINSNGFIDKEYIYVNTFSNILDDSQKVIEITYTYDSVLEELSNVRKNTITFILIYALISLLVVYILTSKYITNPLINFTNEIKNISSENLQINLEVESNNEIGLLKKNFNSMSEKLQNTLISKKYLENVIDSIGDILIILDKDFNIFRINRYTLNVLGKTENELLGMPLNILFEDSISESELIHRLKDSQTIENIENTLTKADNTKTVVLSSFSVIYGDDNQILGYICNAKDITSTKLALRKLEESNLKLIQKEAALRKKYAKDCLTGIYNREYIMKALTETIENTPGVYSTFSVIMFDLDYFKNVNDQYGHQAGDDVLRGVANIIRNNLRTTDYAGRYGGEEFIIILPDTSMQEGLKIAEKIRLEIKNTKFYNDLINITISGGIIEWDQDTDSDIFNKVDMLLYDAKKDGRDNIKSA, from the coding sequence GTGACTTTAAAAAATATTTCTATAAAGTATAGTTATATGCTATTTATAATAATGATGATTGTTCCAATTTTGTTCTTATTGTCCTTCTTCTTCTTTAAATATATGTATAATTGTATACTTAATAACTCACAATTGGTGATCAGTCAATCTAAGAATACAGTAATTGAAACGATTGAAAGTACCGAAAAAAGTTATGAACTTGTCTCAAGCCATTTCAATCCTATAATGACGGAATGCCTAGAACTCTTTAATGAAGAATATGAAAAAAATAAAGAGGATTTATCCAAAATTGATATGAAGGCACTTAAAGAGAGATATCAGAATCTCCTTGATTTATATATTATAGATCATAACGGAGTAATCACCCACTCTACTTTTCCATCCGCCCTTGGCATAGATTTTAAAATGTTTCCAGACTTCTACGAAAATTTAACTTCCATTAGAGAAGGCAATGAAACAGTCATTTCAAAAGTAACTTCTGAGCTGAGAACAAATGAATTAAGAAAATGGGGTTACATGCCAACTAAAGACCATAAATATGTATTAGAAGTAGGAATAGCTTCTGATGAATTGGAAAAATATATAGAAAAACTGAACTTCATTGATATAACAAATTCTTTAAAGAAGAACAATCCTTTTATTAAAGATTTAATCGTGTATGATTTTCATATATTTAAGTTAGGATATGCTGAAGCAGAAAAGGATCTAGAAAAAATTAAAATAATTAATGAAGTCTTCAAAAACAAACAAAATTATAAAATAATTAATTCTAATGGTTTTATAGACAAAGAATACATCTATGTCAACACCTTTTCAAACATCTTGGATGATTCACAAAAAGTAATAGAAATTACTTATACCTATGATTCGGTTTTAGAAGAACTGAGTAATGTTAGAAAAAATACAATTACTTTTATCTTAATTTATGCTCTTATCAGTTTATTGGTCGTGTACATTCTAACCTCAAAGTATATTACCAATCCGCTCATAAATTTTACAAATGAAATAAAAAACATTTCAAGCGAAAATCTGCAGATCAACCTGGAAGTTGAAAGCAATAATGAAATTGGATTATTGAAGAAAAACTTCAATTCCATGTCGGAAAAGCTGCAAAACACATTAATATCAAAAAAATATTTAGAAAATGTAATTGATTCCATCGGTGATATACTCATTATCTTGGATAAAGATTTCAATATTTTTAGAATCAACAGATATACTTTAAACGTACTGGGAAAAACTGAAAATGAATTATTAGGTATGCCGCTTAACATATTATTTGAGGATTCAATTTCTGAATCAGAACTCATCCATAGACTTAAAGATTCTCAAACCATTGAAAACATAGAAAATACATTAACTAAAGCTGATAATACAAAAACTGTTGTTCTGTCATCTTTTTCTGTGATCTATGGGGATGACAATCAGATTTTAGGTTACATATGCAATGCCAAAGATATAACAAGTACAAAGCTTGCCTTAAGGAAGTTAGAAGAATCCAATCTTAAACTCATACAAAAAGAAGCTGCATTAAGGAAAAAATATGCTAAGGATTGTCTGACTGGAATTTATAACAGAGAATATATTATGAAGGCTTTAACTGAAACTATAGAAAATACACCTGGTGTATATTCTACTTTTTCCGTTATTATGTTTGATTTAGACTATTTCAAAAATGTAAATGATCAGTATGGTCATCAAGCAGGCGATGATGTCCTTAGAGGGGTAGCAAATATTATCCGTAATAATTTAAGAACTACGGATTACGCAGGCAGATATGGCGGAGAGGAATTTATTATCATTCTGCCTGACACTTCTATGCAAGAGGGCTTGAAGATTGCTGAAAAAATAAGACTAGAAATTAAAAACACAAAATTTTATAATGACTTAATCAATATTACAATCAGCGGCGGAATCATTGAATGGGATCAGGATACGGACAGTGATATATTTAATAAAGTTGATATGCTTTTATATGATGCAAAGAAAGATGGAAGAGATAATATCAAATCTGCATAA
- a CDS encoding ABC transporter ATP-binding protein, whose translation MKILLEVKNLYKSFEGTPVLKDINFRVEEGEFIAIMGQSGSGKSTLLYCISGMDRPTSGNILLYGKDISKLSDKQMSEVRLKQMGFIFQHSYLLKNLSIRDNIVLPGFKANILSREQINQNANILMEKTGIHSVGDHDIKMVSGGQLQRAAICRALINQPDILFGDEPTGALNSGATKEVMNILNEINHQGTTIIIVTHDAKVASRASRVIFLGDGAIHDELNLGKYEEIEEKNLYREKKLTSWLERQDF comes from the coding sequence ATGAAAATACTATTAGAGGTAAAAAATTTATACAAAAGCTTTGAAGGTACACCGGTGCTAAAGGATATAAATTTCAGAGTGGAAGAGGGAGAATTCATAGCCATTATGGGTCAGTCCGGTTCAGGAAAATCAACATTACTTTATTGTATAAGCGGAATGGATAGACCTACTTCCGGTAATATACTACTTTATGGTAAGGATATTTCTAAGCTTAGTGATAAACAAATGAGCGAAGTAAGATTAAAACAAATGGGATTTATTTTTCAGCACTCTTATTTATTGAAAAATTTATCTATCCGAGACAATATTGTACTCCCGGGATTTAAGGCCAATATCCTGTCGAGAGAGCAGATTAATCAAAATGCCAATATTTTAATGGAAAAGACAGGGATTCACAGTGTGGGTGACCATGATATTAAAATGGTCTCAGGGGGACAGCTTCAGCGAGCAGCCATTTGCCGGGCTCTTATTAATCAGCCAGATATTTTATTTGGGGATGAACCTACAGGAGCACTAAACAGTGGTGCTACAAAAGAAGTAATGAATATTCTTAATGAAATCAATCATCAAGGTACGACGATTATTATTGTTACACATGATGCAAAAGTAGCATCCAGGGCAAGTAGAGTTATATTCCTGGGAGATGGAGCTATCCATGACGAACTCAATTTGGGGAAATATGAAGAAATTGAAGAGAAAAACTTATATCGTGAGAAAAAATTAACTTCTTGGCTGGAACGACAGGATTTTTAG
- a CDS encoding MFS transporter, protein MKNFMTIWIGELISSIGSGMTGFAVSIYVYQLSGSATLVSIAALLAFLPTILLSPVGGVLADRYDRRLLMMVGDSFSVIGLLFIFISIQTGQGGVLPVFIGVTISSVFVALLEPAYRSTVTDLLSEEEYARASGLVQIAANSKYLISPFIAGLILSVSDIKTILILDMATFFVTVSTIASVRKNIPVVKTNQSNLNFFSEIKEGMKSITSDKGVSSLIALMALVCFFMGFIQTLMAPMVLAIADAKTLGIMESVSAFGMLIGSIVIGILNIKKGYSRILVISLIAAGIFMALTGTTTNIWLIMFFCILFFTALPFINTCADVLVRIKIPNEFQGRVWGMISILTQIGFIVAYAICGVLADYVFGPMLMENGILAGSLGRIIGTGEGRGIGFMLIITGILMVVFALIFGLGKSIREMEMITNGLVNS, encoded by the coding sequence GTGAAGAATTTTATGACGATTTGGATTGGAGAACTGATTTCAAGTATTGGAAGTGGTATGACTGGGTTTGCTGTTTCAATTTATGTTTATCAGCTTTCCGGAAGTGCAACTTTGGTATCTATTGCAGCATTATTGGCATTCCTGCCTACGATTTTACTAAGTCCTGTTGGTGGTGTTCTTGCCGACCGTTATGACAGAAGGCTGTTGATGATGGTTGGTGATTCTTTTTCGGTAATAGGACTTCTTTTTATATTTATTTCTATACAGACTGGTCAAGGGGGAGTTTTGCCAGTATTCATCGGGGTTACCATAAGCTCTGTCTTTGTAGCACTACTGGAACCTGCCTATAGATCTACCGTTACGGATCTCCTTTCAGAAGAAGAATATGCAAGAGCAAGTGGTTTGGTTCAAATAGCAGCCAATTCCAAGTATTTAATATCACCTTTTATAGCCGGACTTATTCTTTCTGTATCAGATATCAAAACCATTTTAATCCTTGATATGGCAACATTTTTTGTTACTGTTTCTACAATAGCATCCGTGCGAAAGAATATCCCAGTTGTTAAGACTAATCAATCCAACTTGAACTTTTTTAGTGAAATCAAAGAAGGAATGAAGAGCATTACCTCAGATAAAGGGGTAAGCAGTTTAATAGCTCTGATGGCATTAGTATGCTTCTTTATGGGTTTTATCCAGACCCTGATGGCACCTATGGTTTTGGCAATTGCTGATGCTAAAACACTTGGTATTATGGAGTCCGTAAGTGCTTTTGGTATGCTCATTGGAAGTATTGTTATCGGTATATTAAATATCAAGAAGGGGTATTCCCGAATTCTTGTGATTTCCCTAATAGCAGCCGGTATTTTTATGGCGCTGACCGGAACTACAACCAATATATGGCTTATTATGTTTTTTTGCATTTTATTTTTTACCGCACTTCCTTTTATTAATACCTGTGCAGATGTGCTGGTCAGAATTAAGATACCAAACGAGTTTCAGGGGAGAGTATGGGGAATGATAAGTATTCTTACACAGATAGGTTTTATTGTGGCATATGCAATCTGTGGTGTGCTCGCTGATTATGTCTTTGGCCCTATGCTCATGGAGAATGGAATTCTTGCAGGAAGTCTGGGGAGAATTATTGGTACCGGGGAAGGGCGTGGAATTGGATTCATGCTTATCATTACCGGCATCTTGATGGTTGTATTTGCACTTATCTTCGGATTAGGAAAAAGCATTAGAGAGATGGAGATGATAACCAATGGACTGGTTAATAGTTAA
- a CDS encoding ABC transporter permease, whose product MDWLIVKNDLKRNKVINMVLFMFMWFSSSLAVLSVIMAVQTITSISQLYKIAQPPHFLQMHKGEINQRKIDEFMSDYEGVTNWQTVTMINVYGDNITVVQKEKTYNLSDCRLDIGLVKQNEVKDLLLNSKHEKVTLHKGEIGIPVLLKEMYGMEQGDLVILNENDVRKAFVIKEFILDSQMNSPMASSTRILLSDEEFEELSGLIGEHEYLIEAYLIDSKEASSFQTAYENAELPQNGQAVTYTIIFMLSALTDMVTVFVLLLVSILIVIVSLICIKFTLMAALEEDIGEIGTMKAIGLNFADIRDLYLSKYRILAMGGAVAGYILALLISSVFLKHIYSTFGEMRMSALGLILSLVADFLVFFLINCYCKRVLKKIKKLTVVDALVRGIGFEKSKSPVKDGLHKSKKMTVNWLMGVREIYYKFNNWIIVFVVELIAVIMILVPVNLMNTFEAPEFITYMGSSLEDILIEVENGNNLETGYKKVKQVLDNEDTIKNYYEYRRVRVQTVDNEGEFVNLHIDCGDNGGNGLQYLRGKAPEGEKEIAISYLNANEIGKEVGDTIIIFFEDKELEFVISGVYQDVTSGGYTAKSKYGFLGAAAGKYSFSVNLTDKTEVERKADEWSKILGTGITVDPMEEFINQTLGGVVKQLRSIIFTIAILGVGLAALITVLFLKLRLAKDLSEIAILKAIGFSEKDIMQQYLIKIGCVSITGILAGILISNFLGEKMINAVLGITELGINKIELISNPVIGYIFCPLLLLAVILQISWSSLRTIKKYNIISIIKE is encoded by the coding sequence ATGGACTGGTTAATAGTTAAGAATGATTTAAAAAGAAATAAAGTAATTAATATGGTCTTATTTATGTTCATGTGGTTTTCATCCAGTCTGGCGGTTTTGTCTGTGATTATGGCAGTACAAACGATTACATCTATTTCACAATTGTATAAGATTGCACAGCCCCCTCATTTTCTTCAGATGCACAAAGGAGAAATAAATCAAAGAAAAATAGATGAGTTTATGTCAGACTATGAAGGTGTGACTAACTGGCAGACTGTTACGATGATTAATGTCTACGGTGACAACATTACGGTTGTTCAAAAGGAGAAGACGTACAATCTTTCTGATTGCCGTCTTGATATCGGATTGGTAAAGCAGAACGAAGTTAAGGATTTACTTTTGAATTCTAAACATGAAAAAGTAACTCTTCATAAGGGGGAAATCGGGATCCCTGTACTTTTAAAGGAAATGTATGGCATGGAACAGGGTGACCTTGTTATTTTGAACGAAAATGACGTTAGAAAGGCGTTTGTTATTAAAGAATTCATTTTGGATTCCCAGATGAATTCTCCAATGGCTTCTTCTACGAGAATACTGTTAAGTGATGAAGAGTTTGAAGAGCTTTCCGGTTTGATTGGAGAACATGAATATCTGATAGAAGCGTACCTTATTGATTCAAAGGAAGCTTCGAGTTTTCAGACGGCATATGAAAATGCAGAACTTCCGCAGAACGGGCAAGCGGTAACTTATACAATAATCTTTATGCTAAGTGCTTTAACAGATATGGTTACTGTATTTGTTTTACTTCTGGTAAGCATACTTATAGTCATCGTTTCATTAATCTGCATTAAGTTTACTCTCATGGCTGCTTTAGAGGAAGACATTGGTGAAATCGGTACAATGAAAGCCATTGGATTAAACTTTGCAGATATTAGAGATCTTTACCTTAGCAAGTACAGGATATTAGCGATGGGTGGTGCTGTGGCAGGATATATTCTGGCACTGCTAATTAGCAGTGTGTTTTTGAAGCACATTTATAGTACATTTGGAGAAATGAGGATGTCGGCTTTAGGGTTGATATTGTCACTGGTTGCCGATTTCCTCGTTTTTTTTCTTATCAACTGTTATTGCAAACGGGTATTAAAGAAAATCAAAAAGCTTACGGTGGTTGATGCTCTGGTTCGAGGAATAGGATTTGAAAAAAGCAAGAGTCCTGTAAAGGATGGGCTCCATAAATCAAAGAAGATGACAGTTAACTGGTTGATGGGAGTACGGGAGATTTACTATAAGTTTAATAACTGGATTATTGTATTTGTAGTAGAGTTAATTGCTGTGATAATGATTTTGGTTCCTGTAAATCTTATGAATACCTTCGAGGCCCCTGAATTTATTACCTATATGGGAAGTTCTTTAGAAGACATACTCATTGAAGTGGAGAATGGGAATAACCTTGAAACCGGATATAAGAAAGTAAAACAGGTTTTGGACAATGAGGACACAATCAAAAACTACTATGAATATAGAAGAGTACGCGTTCAAACTGTAGACAACGAAGGAGAGTTTGTTAATTTACATATTGACTGTGGAGATAACGGGGGAAATGGACTGCAGTATCTTAGGGGGAAAGCTCCTGAAGGAGAAAAAGAAATTGCCATTTCCTATCTTAACGCCAATGAAATCGGAAAAGAGGTCGGTGATACAATCATAATTTTCTTTGAGGATAAGGAACTGGAATTTGTTATTTCTGGAGTCTATCAGGATGTTACCAGCGGCGGATATACGGCAAAGTCAAAGTATGGATTTTTAGGAGCAGCTGCGGGAAAATACTCATTTTCCGTTAATCTTACAGATAAAACAGAGGTGGAAAGAAAGGCGGATGAATGGTCTAAAATCCTTGGAACAGGGATAACGGTTGACCCAATGGAGGAGTTCATCAATCAGACTCTCGGCGGGGTTGTAAAACAGCTAAGAAGTATCATTTTTACAATTGCTATTCTAGGTGTAGGTTTGGCAGCACTAATTACGGTATTGTTTTTAAAATTGCGTCTTGCGAAGGATTTATCAGAAATAGCAATTCTAAAAGCTATCGGGTTTTCTGAAAAGGATATCATGCAACAGTATCTGATAAAAATAGGATGCGTTTCTATAACAGGCATCCTGGCGGGGATTCTAATATCCAATTTCCTTGGGGAAAAGATGATTAATGCTGTACTAGGAATTACTGAGCTTGGTATAAATAAGATCGAACTTATTTCTAATCCTGTAATCGGATATATTTTCTGCCCACTGCTTTTACTGGCGGTGATCCTTCAAATATCCTGGAGTAGTCTTAGAACGATTAAAAAATATAATATTATTTCTATAATTAAAGAATAG
- a CDS encoding TetR/AcrR family transcriptional regulator — protein sequence MRITKEYDERRTEILDTAERLFHIKGYDKCTVNDILNAIGIAKGTFYHYFKSKEEVLDGIVSRYKEIVVSKAHQILNIDAISPEEKLMRTFMAMRITNQIDGDMLEDIHKPENALLHKKILNQIVSDMAPLLTKIIKEGIEKGAWNCKYPLEYMQIFLVASLTLTDEGIFEMDADSQMKIMVALISILEKMLEVPEDSFVKLFMQNQ from the coding sequence GTGAGAATAACCAAAGAATATGATGAAAGAAGAACGGAAATTCTTGATACAGCTGAAAGACTGTTTCATATAAAAGGGTATGATAAATGCACTGTTAATGACATACTGAATGCGATTGGTATTGCAAAGGGTACTTTTTATCATTATTTCAAATCTAAAGAAGAAGTTCTGGATGGAATTGTATCGCGATATAAAGAGATCGTAGTCAGCAAGGCTCATCAAATCCTTAACATAGATGCTATTAGCCCAGAAGAAAAACTGATGCGTACATTTATGGCAATGAGAATAACAAACCAGATTGACGGTGATATGTTAGAGGACATACATAAACCTGAAAATGCTTTATTGCATAAAAAAATTTTGAACCAAATCGTTTCAGACATGGCCCCTCTTTTGACAAAGATTATTAAAGAAGGAATTGAAAAGGGAGCTTGGAACTGCAAATATCCTTTGGAGTATATGCAGATTTTTTTGGTAGCATCCTTAACTTTAACCGATGAAGGTATTTTTGAAATGGATGCTGATTCACAAATGAAGATCATGGTAGCATTGATTTCGATTCTTGAGAAAATGTTGGAAGTTCCTGAAGATTCGTTTGTGAAATTGTTCATGCAGAATCAGTGA
- a CDS encoding methyl-accepting chemotaxis protein, which yields MVRSLRIMRDNVADFIIETVHTSEKIAVSSAELTATSQQAANTSEEVAKAIEEIARGASEQAQDTETTANNVEELGQLLDEDSNYLKELNTAAEQIERQKEEGFLILKDLIDKTEESNSASNNIYQIVMSNNESAEKIESASAMIESIADQTNLLALNAAIEAARAGEAGRGFAIVADEIRKLAEQSNTFTNDIKTVINELKIKSQNAVNIMQQSKQIIDKQAGSVKLTESKFEGIAEAIDSIKIIINKLNYSADLMKENKNIIIKLTQNLSGISEENAAATEQASASMEEQAATIGEIAHSGEKLAAISKELKSLIDQFRV from the coding sequence ATGGTAAGATCTCTTAGAATTATGAGAGATAATGTTGCAGATTTTATTATTGAAACGGTTCATACCTCCGAGAAAATTGCTGTTTCATCGGCAGAATTAACTGCAACCTCTCAACAGGCAGCCAACACCTCCGAGGAAGTGGCAAAGGCCATTGAAGAAATAGCAAGAGGAGCGAGTGAGCAGGCACAAGATACTGAAACAACTGCTAATAATGTAGAAGAATTAGGACAATTATTAGACGAAGATTCAAATTATTTGAAAGAACTCAATACTGCGGCAGAACAGATTGAAAGACAGAAAGAAGAAGGATTCTTAATATTAAAAGATCTTATTGATAAAACGGAAGAAAGTAATTCTGCTTCCAACAATATCTATCAGATCGTTATGAGCAATAATGAAAGTGCTGAGAAAATAGAAAGTGCCAGTGCCATGATTGAAAGCATAGCTGACCAAACCAACCTATTGGCACTAAATGCAGCTATAGAAGCAGCAAGAGCAGGGGAAGCAGGCAGAGGTTTTGCAATCGTAGCAGATGAAATTAGAAAACTCGCAGAACAATCCAATACGTTTACCAATGACATCAAAACAGTAATCAATGAGCTTAAGATAAAATCACAAAATGCAGTGAATATTATGCAGCAATCCAAGCAGATTATTGATAAACAAGCAGGTAGTGTAAAATTAACGGAAAGTAAATTCGAGGGGATTGCTGAGGCAATAGATTCTATTAAAATTATCATTAATAAATTAAATTATTCTGCAGATTTGATGAAAGAGAATAAAAATATCATTATAAAACTGACTCAAAATTTATCGGGCATTTCAGAAGAAAATGCCGCTGCCACTGAGCAGGCATCCGCATCTATGGAGGAGCAGGCCGCTACAATTGGGGAAATTGCTCACTCAGGAGAAAAGCTGGCGGCTATTTCAAAAGAATTAAAATCTTTAATAGATCAGTTTAGGGTTTAG
- a CDS encoding serine hydrolase — MNLKRKSTTTKMFLVFGFVLFLFIYGGSNLFTKYNNKDAQQTESTAKELEAYWPKDEWRTSTPEEQGMDSKELANLVQYIEKSTGIRSLLIVRHGYLVLESYRAPYDKDTTMNVKSVSKSVLSALTGIALRENFINDIDQKVADFLPEYFKDIDPKKREITIRHLLQMTAGLPSIELDSNWEQSSDWIKYQLDLPLYCNPGESFEYSTGLTHIMSAIITKTSGMSTLEFANKYLFEPMGIEAGRWVQDPLGIYVGGNELELTPRDMAKFGYLYLHNGVWNGQQLVPAEWVEDSLTNQVRATDFNDPTREYGYWWWLGDDYYAAMGWGGQSIIVNPKLDMVVVFTGIDHGAPLQIYKNKILRAVKANHALKPNPAAVDKLNANIENLANFKSDYVSPSEELIKKINGKVFTFEKNDIGIDAVSFVFEDSTCIFKYRQIDHKGRTFDSEAVVGLNGDYQKVTESHPRYYGYDRTFFPVNEQGGDDPYTVGFEGHWIDENSFVIKCLGPLGDPLSLMAIFRFSEDKVNVNLTARPTGVHYSIDGGMFSEKNF; from the coding sequence ATGAACCTTAAAAGAAAAAGCACAACAACTAAAATGTTCCTTGTTTTTGGCTTTGTACTGTTTTTATTCATCTATGGTGGAAGTAATTTATTTACAAAGTATAATAACAAAGACGCTCAACAGACAGAAAGTACAGCAAAAGAGCTGGAAGCCTATTGGCCTAAGGATGAGTGGAGAACTTCTACCCCTGAGGAGCAGGGTATGGATTCAAAAGAATTGGCGAATCTCGTTCAGTATATTGAAAAATCTACAGGGATTCGGAGTCTGCTCATTGTTCGTCATGGATATCTAGTCCTTGAAAGTTATCGTGCCCCTTATGATAAAGATACAACGATGAATGTAAAATCAGTAAGCAAAAGTGTATTATCTGCTTTAACAGGAATCGCTCTTAGAGAAAATTTTATAAATGATATAGATCAAAAAGTTGCAGATTTTTTACCAGAATATTTTAAAGACATTGATCCTAAAAAACGGGAAATAACAATAAGGCATCTTCTTCAAATGACCGCCGGACTTCCAAGTATTGAACTGGATTCGAACTGGGAACAAAGTTCAGATTGGATAAAATATCAACTGGACTTGCCCCTGTATTGTAATCCGGGAGAAAGTTTCGAATACAGTACAGGATTAACCCACATTATGTCGGCAATTATTACAAAAACCAGTGGTATGAGCACATTGGAATTTGCCAATAAATATCTATTTGAGCCCATGGGAATCGAGGCTGGCAGGTGGGTACAAGATCCACTGGGTATTTATGTTGGGGGAAATGAACTGGAATTGACTCCAAGAGATATGGCTAAGTTTGGGTACCTATATTTACATAATGGGGTATGGAACGGACAGCAGCTGGTTCCTGCAGAGTGGGTGGAAGATTCCTTAACAAATCAAGTGAGAGCAACAGATTTTAATGATCCTACTCGTGAATACGGCTATTGGTGGTGGCTGGGTGACGATTACTATGCTGCCATGGGTTGGGGAGGGCAGTCTATTATTGTCAATCCAAAGTTAGATATGGTGGTAGTGTTTACCGGAATTGATCATGGGGCTCCACTTCAAATTTATAAAAATAAAATATTAAGAGCTGTTAAAGCCAATCATGCCCTTAAACCAAATCCTGCTGCAGTGGATAAATTGAACGCAAACATAGAAAACCTAGCCAATTTCAAAAGTGATTATGTTTCTCCTTCAGAGGAGTTAATTAAAAAAATCAATGGGAAGGTATTCACGTTTGAAAAAAATGATATTGGAATAGATGCTGTCTCATTTGTTTTTGAAGATTCTACCTGTATTTTTAAGTACAGACAGATAGATCATAAAGGAAGAACATTTGACTCAGAAGCAGTGGTGGGACTCAATGGTGATTATCAGAAAGTTACAGAATCCCATCCAAGATATTACGGATACGATAGAACTTTCTTCCCGGTTAATGAACAGGGAGGAGATGATCCATATACCGTTGGTTTTGAAGGGCATTGGATAGATGAAAATTCTTTCGTAATAAAGTGCCTGGGTCCTTTAGGCGACCCGTTAAGCTTAATGGCTATTTTTAGATTTAGTGAAGATAAGGTAAATGTCAACTTAACAGCAAGGCCAACAGGAGTCCATTATAGCATCGATGGAGGTATGTTCTCTGAAAAGAATTTTTGA